Part of the Streptomyces sp. WMMC500 genome is shown below.
GTCGCTCCGTACGGCACGGACCGCGGCCACGTCGGAGCGGCAGAGTGCGTCGATGCCGCTGATCCCGTGCTCGTCGACGAACGCCTGGAGCGCCCCCACGTCCACGAGCGCGTCCGCTTCCTCGCCCCCGTCCCCGGTGTCGGTGTTCAAGAGCGCCACGACGATGTCGAGCGCGCACCGGGTGTCGTGATTGATCAGCACCGTGTTCCGCTCCCCTGGTCGGGCCGCGCGTTCCCCTGGCCGGTCTGACGCCGACTCTAGCCAAAACGTGACACCGCCGTCGCCCACGGTGGGGACGACGGCGGTGCCTGAGACGACTGTCGGGTCGGGTCCGGCCGTCTCCCCGAGGCTGACGGCTACGGACGGTGAGGTCGGGGGGCTCAGCTCTCCGCGAGGATGTGCGAGAGCTCGGTGTCGAGGTCGAAGTGGCGTGGCTCCGTCCCGGGCGGCACGGCGGCGTCCGTGCGCTTCAGGAAGGACTCCAGCGCCCGCGCGGGCGCTTCGAGCAGTGCCTCGCCCTCGGGCGAGCTGAGGGCGATGCAGACGACGCCCTGGCCGTGACTTCTGGACGGCCAGACGCGGACGTCTCCGGTGCCGGTCGGGCGGTGGAGCCCTTCGGCGAGCAGATCGCGGGCGAACACCCATTCGACCGTCTCTTCTGCGCCCGTGTGGAAGGTGGCGTGCACGGCGTAAGGATCCGCGGTGTCGTACCGCAGACCTGCGGGGACAGGCAGGGAAGACTCGCTCGACACAACGAGGCGCAGGTGCAGCTCGCAGCTGACCGTGTGGTTCATAAGCGCCAGGGCCTTTCGCTCAGTGTGCGCTCGGGGATTCGCACGTCGGCGAAGTCGACATGCCACCTACCGGGGCGTTGTAAACCCCTCTGACTGTTTTGTGATGTTTTTCGTAGTTCGTACGGCCTAGTGACGGTTCTCGGAGCAGGGCCGTTCCGGTGAACTCTGCGGCACGGATAGTTTGGGCTCCATCGATGCGGAGAGTAACGAGAATCGGGCGCAGTGTGACGGAGGCGCGCGGAGGCGCGTCGGCGAAGGCCGGTTCAGGGGCGCACGGGGATGCTCACATCGGGTAACGTGGTCTCCCGTACGGGCGATTAGCTCAGGGGGAGAGCGCTTCGTTCACACCGAAGAGGTCACTGGTTCGATCCCAGTATCGCCCACGAGTCGATCGGCGACCCGTACCCGCGAACCGTGCGGGTACGGGTCGCCGATCGGTGTTTCCGGGCACCTGTGACGCGTGGGCGGGGGCGTCGCAACGGGTTTGAACACCCGGCCCGGCGCCATGTATGGTTCTGGCCGCGCCACCACGGCGTTCCGGGGCGATTAGCTCAGGGGGAGAGCGCTTCGTTCACACCGAAGAGGTCACTGGTTCGATCCCAGTATCGCCCACATAACCGACAGCCGGCCTGTGCCCGCGGAACGCGCGGGCCGGGTCGGTTTCGTCGCTTCTGCGGGGGCTCCGCCCCCGCACCCCCGGAGCCGACAGCCGGCCTGTGCCCGCGGAACGCGCGGGCCGGGTCGGTTTCGTCGCTTCTGCGGGGGCTCCGCCCCCGCAGCCCCGGAGCCGACAGCCGGCCTGTGCCCGCGGAACGCGCGGGCGGGGTCGGCTTTGTCGTTGCTGCGGGGGCTCCGCCCCCCGCACCCCCGGGAGAGGGCCGTTCCGCATCGTGCGGGACGGCCCTCAGTCGTGAGTCGCGCCCGGGTCAAGCCGCCGTCGCCAGGCCGCTCGTGCGCAACGGCCAGGCCGGGTCGCAGCGTTCGTCCGAGCCCGTGTGGGCGAACCACGCGGTCAGGCCGCGGGCCTGCGCGCCGTGCCAGACCGCCTGCCGCGCGTGCAACTCCGGTGCGCTCAGCTCGCCCAGCCGTTCCGCGTGGCGCTGGCCGATGGCCCGTACGAGACGCAGCGCCGCCGTGGCGTCCGCCCCCGCCTCGTGGGCGCCGGCCGTCTCCACGCCGTAGTGCTCGCACAGCGCCGTCAGCGTGCGGCGGCCCTTGCGGTAGCGGTCGAGGTGCCGGTCCAGCACCAGCGGGTCCAGCACGCACAGCGGCGCGCCGCCGAGGTACTTCGGCAGCGAGGAGGCGCGGTGCCGGCGTAACTCGCGGTCCAGCAGCGTCAGATCGAACGGGGCGTTCATCACCACCAGCGGCACGTGCCCCGCGCACTGCGCCGCCAGCGCCTTGCCGACCTCCTCCATCACCGGCGCCGGCCACCGGCCCAGGCGCTGCAGATGCGCCAGCGTCAGCCCGTGGACCGCGGTGGCCGCCGCCGGGATCTCCACGTCCGGGGAGACGAGCCAGGAGGTGCAGCGCGGCGGCGAAGTGATGTGGGGCTGCACAACGACGGCTGCGGAGAGTATTCGGTCGTGCTCCACGTCCGCGCCGGTGGTCTCGGTGTCGAAGGCCGCGAGCGGCCCCTCGTACCAGAGCGTCATCAGCCCCAACTCCCTGGACTTTTACGGGTGGTGGGGTCTGGCCCACCGCCCGGGTGATACCCGCAACACCCCCCGTTCGAACAATGGTTGTTTGGCGGGGAGTCGGCGCGGTGACAACAGAGAGTGAGGGCCGGGACGCCTCGGCCGCCCGCGGCGGGGCCGGCCCCCCGTCAGCTACCGACAGCGCGTGGAAGGCAGTTGGGCCATGGCCCGCACACGGCCTGCACCGCGCGGCCCGTTCCCCGAGCGGGCCGCGCCACGGCGCGGCGCTCCCGCCGTGACGGCGGCTCCCGAGACGCCGCGCACCGCCTCTCCGCGCGCGGTCGTTGCCGCTGCCCGCTGCGCTCCGGCGCAGCCCTTCCCCGGCAGCGGCACCGACCGGCCGGCCCGCTCACGGTCCGCGCGCGACCGGCCGGAGCCGCGGCACCGCCGCCGGGCCGCGCCGGTCCGCCGCGCCGCGGTCCCCGCCGACGGCGACCGCGGGCGCCGCGGAACCGTGACGCGGGCCGGCCGGGGAGGGAGACCCTGATGTACCGGCAGCCCCCGGAGCCCGACCCCGACCACACGGACCCCGCCGTGCTCGGCGCCCTCCTCGCCCGCCATGGCTGGCGCCGGCACGGCGGTTCCACCGGCCGGTACGCGCGCTTCACCCCGCCCGGCGACGCGCCGGGCGGGGCCGGCGTCCTCGTACCGGCCGACCGCGCCTTCCCCGACTGCACCGACCTGCTCGCCGAGGCGCTCACCGCGCTGGCCCGCAGCCCCGAGCCGTCCGCCCCGCTCGTGCTCACCGCCCTGGCCGTGCCCAGCGACGAGATGAGCTGGGAGTACGGCGCCGAGCGGCGGGCCGGCCCCGCCCGGTGGGCCGACGCCGAGCGGCTGTCCGCCGCCGCCCGCGCCATGCTGCTGGCCGGCGCGCTCGCCGCCCGGCGCCCCGCGGGGTTCCACGGCGCCCGGCTGCGCCCGCACGCCGCCCGGGACGTCGAGCAGACCCTGCTCGGCCCCGGCGCCCACGCCGCCCGCCTCACCGCCTTCGTCCCGGCGCCGGAGGGCCGCGCGGTCACCACCACCCTGCTCCGCGCCCTGCGCGGCACCCGCGCCGCGGTCGACCGCCAGCACGCCACCGGCGGCATGGAAGCCTTCGACAACGCGGTCGAACTCGGCGTCTGCCACGAGCTGACCGAGGCCCTGACCGCTCTCGTGCGCGGCACGGACGGCGTGCGCATCACCCTGGCCTGGGCCCCCGCGCACCCGCCGCCGCGGGGCTTCACCGCCGCCCCCGAGCCGGTGGAGTTCACCCCCGGCGACATCCCGGCCCTGCAGCGGGCCGCCATGCGCTACCGGCACCGGGAGCCCTCCCTCCCGGTCCGGATCACCGCAGCCGTCACCCGGCTCAGCCGGTCGGCAGCCACCGGCCCGGGCCGGGTGCGGCTGCGGGTACTCGCGGGAGCGGACGTCACCGAGGTGCGCACGTCGCTCGACGAGGAGTCGTACCGCGTCGCGGGCCGGGCGCACCTGGACGGCGTGCCGGTGCGGCTCAGCGGCCGGCTGGAGAGCCGCGGCGGCTTCCGGCGGCTGACCGGGGCGTCGGGGCTGCGGCCCGTACCGCTCGCGGACGCCGAGATGGACCGGCTGCCGAAGGTGCCGCACGCGCACCTGGAGGTCTTCGACGGCGCGTACGGAGACGGCTGAGGGCGCCCGTCCGCGCACCGGACGCCCGATTTCGCCGCGCACCCCCCGGGCTCGGTACGATTCACGCCGTGCCGCCGCCCGCGCGGCACCCCGTTCCCCGCGAAGGAGACCTCGTGTCCGACGTCCGTGTGATCATCAGCCGCGATGCCGCCGAGCGGGAAGAGCGCGTGGTCACGACGGGCACGACGGCCGCCGAGCTCTTCCCCGGCGAGCGCACCGTGATCGCCGCCCGCGTCGCCGGCGCCCTCAGGGACCTCGCGCACGAAGTCGCCGACGGCGACGTCGTCGAGCCGGTGGAGATCGGCAGCCCCGACGGCCTGGACATCCTGCGCCACTCCACCGCCCACGTCATGGCCCAGGCCGTGCAGGAGCTGTTCCCCGAGGCCAAGCTCGGCATCGGCCCGCCCATCAAGAACGGCTTCTACTACGACTTCGACGTCCCCGAGCCCTTCCACCCCGACGACCTGAAGCGCGTCGAGAAGAAGATGCAGGAGATCGTCAAGCGCGGCCAGCGCTTCTCCCGCCGCGTCACCACCGACGCAGACGCCCGCGAGGAGCTGGCCGCCGAGCCGTACAAGCTGGAGCTGATCGGCCTGAAGGGCAACGCCGCCGACGCCGCGGAAGGCGCGTCCGCTGAGGTCGGGGCCGGCGAGCTGACGATCTACGACAACCTCGACGCCAAGACCGGCGAGCTGTGCTGGAAGGACCTCTGCCGCGGCCCCCACCTGCCGACGACGCGGCTGATCCCCGCGTTCAAGCTGATGCGCTCCGCCGCCGCGTACTGGCGCGGCAGCGAGAAGAACCCGCAGCTCCAGCGGATCTACGGCACCGCCTGGCCGTCGAAGGACGAGCTGAAGGCCCATCTGGAGTTCCTGGCCGAGGCCGAGAAGCGCGACCACCGCAAGCTCGGCACCGAGCTGGACCTCTTCTCCATCCCCGACGACATCGGCTCGGGCCTCGCGGTCTTCCACCCCCGGGGCGGCGTCGTGCGCCGGGTGATGGAGGACTACTCGCGCAGGCGGCACGAGGAGTCGGGCTACGAGTTCGTCTACACCCCGCACGCGACGAAGGGGAAGCTCTTCGAGAAGTCGGGCCACCTGGACTGGTACGCCGACGGCATGTACCCGCCCATGCAGCTCGACGAGGGCCAGGACTACTACCTCAAGCCCATGAACTGCCCCATGCACAACCTGATCTTCGACGCCCGCGGGCGCTCGTACCGCGAGCTGCCGCTGCGCCTCTTCGAGTTCGGGACCGTCTACCGGTACGAGAAGTCCGGCGTCGTGCACGGCCTCACCCGGGCCCGGGGATTCACGCAGGACGACGCGCACATCTACTGCACCAAGGAGCAGATGGCCGGCGAGCTGGACTCGCTGCTGACCTTCGTGCTGAACCTGCTGCGCGACTACGGCCTGGAGGACTTCTACCTGGAGCTGTCCACCAAGGACCCGGAGAAGTCCATCGGCTCCGACGAGGCCTGGGAGGAGGCCACCGAGATCCTGCGCCAGGCCGCCGGCAAGCAGGGCCTGGACCTGGTCATGGACCCCGGCGGGGCGGCGTTCTACGGGCCGAAGATCTCCGTGCAGGCCAAGGACGCCATCGGCAGGACGTGGCAGATGTCCACGATCCAGGTGGACTTCAATCTGCCGGAGCGTTTCGACCTGGAGTACACCGCGGCGGACGGCTCGCGGCAGCGGCCGGTGATGATCCACCGCGCGCTGTTCGGCTCCATCGAGCGGTTCTTCGCCGTGCTGCTGGAGCACTACGCGGGCGCCTTCCCGGCGTGGCTGGCGCCGGTGCAGGTCGTCGGCATCCCGATCGGCGACGACCATGTGCCGTACCTGCAGGAGGTCGCGGCGAAGATGCGGGCCCGCGGGCTGCGCGTCGAGGTCGACTCCTCGTCCGACCGGATGCAGAAGAAGATCAGGAACGCCCAGAAGGCCAAGATCCCGTACATGCTGATCGCGGGCGACGACGACATGGCCAAGGGCGCCGTCTCCTTCCGCTACCGCAGCGGCGAGCAGAACAACGGCGTGCCGATCGACGACGCGATCGACGAGGTGGCCCGCGCGGTGGCCGAGCGCGCCGGGGCCTGATCCGGCGCTCGGCCTTCCCCGCGGGCCGGGCCCGGCGCCCGTCCCGCGGAGAAGCACGCCATATGCTGCTGAGCATGACCAGTGAGCCGGAGCAGCAGCTCGGGGTCGGTACCCCGGATCAGTTCCAGCGGCTGTGGACGCCGCACCGCATGGCGTACATCCAGGGGGAGAACAAGCCCACCGGCACCGCGGCCGGCGACGGGTGCCCGTTCTGCGCGATCCCGGAGAAGTCCGACGAGGACGGGCTGATCCTCGCCCGCGGCGCACAGGTCTACGCGGTGCTGAACCTGTACCCGTACAACGGCGGGCACCTGATGGTCGTCCCCTACCGGCACGTCGCGGACTACACCGAGCTGACCGACGACGAGACCGCCGAGCTGGCCGCCTACACCAAGCGCGCCATGACCGCCCTGCGCACCGCCTCCGGGGCGCAGGGCTTCAACCTCGGCATGAACCAGGGCCCGGTCGCGGGCGCGGGCATCGCCGCGCATCTGCACCAGCACGTGGTGCCGCGGTGGGGCGGGGACACGAACTTCATGCCGGTCGTCAGCCACACCAAGGTGCTGCCCCAACTCCTCGCGGAAACCCGCACCCTGCTCGCCGACGCCTGGCCCGAAGGCTAGCCCTGGCGAACCGCCCGTATCCCGCCAGGGTGAGATTTCCGGTTTCGTGCACACCGGATCCGAAGCCCTTCGGCGGCGGTTTCGGCGCCGGCTGGTGGGGCGGCTTCGACGGTGACGGCGGCGGGGGGTCGTGAGACCCGTACGCCCCGGGCCGCCGGGCGTCGCCGGCCCGGGGCGTACGGCGCTCAGCCCGCCGGCTCCGCCGCCTTCGCCAGCGCCTGCTCCAGGTCCGCCCACAGATCGTCCGGGTGTTCGATGCCCACCGCGACGCGCACCGTGCCCGCGCCGATGTCCATCGCCGCCAGCGCCGTCGCGTCGAGCTGCCGGTGCGAGGTGCTCGCCGGGTGCATGACGAGGGTCTTCACGTCGCCGAGCGACGGGCTCAGCAGCGCCAGCTCCAGCGACTCGACGAACCTGCGCCCCGCGTCCCGGCCGCCCGCCAGGTCGAACGCCAGCACCCCGCCGCCCGCCGCCAGCAGCCGCGCGGCGGTCGCGCGGTCCGGGTGGTCCGGCAGGCCCGGGTGGCGGACACGGGTGACCGCCGGGTGGGCGGCGAGCCGTTCGGCCAGCGTCAGCGCCGTCGCGGACTGCCGCTCGACGCGCAGCGCCAGCGTCGCCATGCCGCGCAGCGTCAGCCACGCCGCGAACGGATCGGCCACCGCGCCCTGTTCCACGGCGTGCGCCCAGACCCGGCGGCGCAGCTCCGCGTCCCGGAAGACGGCCACGCCGCCCAGGACGTCGGCGTGGCCGCCGAGGTACTTGGTCGCCGAGTGGACGACGACGGCGGCGCCGTGCTCGATGGGGCGGCAGAGCAGCGGGGTGGCGAAGGTGTTGTCGACGACGCCGGTGACGCCGGCCTCCGCGGCGGCGGCGAGGAGCGCGGGCAGGTCGGTGACGGCGGTGGTCGGGTTGGCGATGGTCTCCAGGTACAGCACCCGGGTGCGGGGCGTGAGCGCGTCCCGTACCTCGCCCGCGTCCCGGCCGGAGACGTAACTGACCGACACCCCCCAGCGCTCCGCCAGATCGGTCAGCGTCGCGTACGTGCCGCCGTACAGGGAGCGCTGCGCGACGACGTGGTCGCCGGTGGAGAGCAGGCTGAGCAGCACGCCGTTGATCGCGCCCATGCCCGACGCGAACGCCAGCCCGCCGGCGCCCCCTTCGAGGGTGCTGACGGCCTCCTCCAGGGCGCGGACGGTCGGGTTGCCGAAGCGGCTGTAGAGGTACGCGCCGTCCGGGTCGTGGAAGGCGGCGGCCAGCGCGTCGGCGGAGTCGAAGGAGAAGACGTGGCCCTGGTGGATCGGCACGGTCACGGGGCGGCTGCCCTCGGGGACGGGCACGGGCGGGTGGACGGTACGGGTCGAGGGGTGCAGTTCTGCGCTCATGGCGAAAGTCTCCGCGGCGAATGGGTTGCCGGAACAGGGCCAATTCCGGGAGATTGGTCCGCCATGGACACCGACGACGTGCGGGCCTCCGACCTGGTGGCCGCCCTCGGCCGCTGGTCGGCCGGGCGCGGCCCGCTGTACGTGCTGCTGGCCGCCCGGCTGCGGCGGCTGGTCGACGAGGGCCGGCTGCGCCCGGGCGCGGCGCTGCCGCCGGAGCGGGCGCTGGCGGCGGCGCTGGCCGTGGGGCGCACGACGGTGGTCGCGGCGTACGGCGTGCTGCGGCAGGAGGGCCGGGTCGTCCGGCGGCAGGGGAGCGGCACCCGCGTCGCGGAGGCGGCGCTCGTCCCGGGGCGTGCCGCCGAGACGGCGAACCCGCTCTTCCTCAACCTGCTGGAGCCGGCCGACGGCGTGATCCTGCTGAGCTGCGCCGCCCCGGACGGCCCGCCGCCCGAGCTGGTCCGCGCCTACCGCGACCTGGCCCTGCCCGCGACCGGCCTCGGCTACCACCCCGCCGGCCTGCCCGCCCTGCGCGCCGCCGTCGCCGCCCGCTACGCCGCGCGCGGCATCCCGACCGACCCGGCGCAGATCCTCGTCACCACCGGCGGCCAGCAGGCGCTGGCGCTGCTGACCCGGCTGTTCGTGGCCCCCGGCGACCCGGTGCTGGTCGAGGCGCCCGCGTACCCGGGGGCGCTCGACCTGTTCCGGGAGGCCGGCGCCGTGCTGCGGCCGGTGCCCGTGGGGCCGCACGGGATCGACGTGGACGCCGCCGTGCGGGCGCTGGCGGAGCACCGGCCGGCGCTCGCGTACGTCGGCTCGGTGCACCAGAACCCGACCGCGGCCGTGCTGCCCCCGCTGCGCGGGCAGCGGCTCGCGGAGGCGGCCGGGAACCTCGGCGTTCCGCTGGTGGACGACGAGGTCGTGGCGGACCTGGCGTTCGACGGCGCCGCGCCGCCGGCGCTCGCCGCGTGCGCGGCGGGCCGCGGCGAGGTGCTCAGCGTCGGGTCGCTGAGCAAGGTGGTGTGGGGCGGGCTGCGCATCGGCTGGGTGCGTGCGCCCGCGGGCGTCGTCACCCGGCTCGCCCGGCTGAAGGCGGTCCACGACCTCGGCACGGACGTGCCGGCCCAGCTCGTCGCCGTCTCCCTGCTGGCGTCGTACGCACCGCTGCTCGCCCGGCGCCGCGCCGAACTGCGCGGCGCCCACGACCACCTGCGCGCCGAGCTGGCCCGGCTGCTGCCGGCCTGGGACTGCCCGCCGGTGCGCGGCGGGCAGACGGTGTGGCTCCGGCTGCCGTACGGGGACGGGGTGTCCTTCGCGCAGGTCGCGCTCCGCCACGGGGTCGCCGTCCTGCCCGGCGCCTGCGTGGACGCCGCCGGGGGCAGCGGCCCGTACCTGCGGCTGCACTTCTGCTTCCCGCGGGACGTGCTCACCGAGGCCGTCGAGCGGCTGGCCGCGGCCTGGGCGGCGTACGACGGCAGCTCCCGCCCGGCGACGCCCGCGGCCCTCGGCGGCGTGACCGTCTGACCGGATCCGCCGCCCCCGCGCGGGGCGTCAGCCGTCGTACACGTCCGCCCGCCGGGGCTCCGCGCCCTGCACCATCCCGCTGAGCACCATCGACCGGCCGGCGAAGTTCGTCGTGTCCACGTTGTTCTCCTCCAGCACCCGCAGCGCGGCCTGGTGCACCACCCGCAGCACCGGCGTGGCCGCGCGCAGCGCGTCGTCCGCCATGAAGCGGTGCCGCCACGGCTTGTCCGCCCACACGTGCCGCAGCCCGAAGGGCTCGGGGAGCTTCAGCTTGCCGCCGAGGTAGTCGAGCAGCGGCGGGTACCAGGTGAACGGCGCCCGCGCGGCCAGCCGCACCACCTCGCGGGTGCGGACCAGGGGCAGCGGCTTCTCCTTGGTCTCCCAGAACTTCATGCCGCTCACGGTCTTGGTCTCGCGGCTGGGCTTGCTGGTGAACAGCGGGTGCACCGGGCCCAGCGCGTGCCCGGTGACCTCGATGCGCAGCGTCTGGTGCAGCACGGTCACCGAGACCAGCAGCGTGATGACCAACTGGCCGTCCCAGAGCGTGAACTGCACGCCCAGATAGTGCCGGTTGCCCGCGCCGAACTGCTGCTCGTTGCAGATCCGCTGGACCTCGAAGTCCCGTACGGAATAGCCGTCGACGACGGCGCCGCCGGGCCGGGCGACCTCGCCCGCGCCCTCGCCTATCGGCGCGACGATCCAGTGCTTTATCGCGGGCGCCGGGAAGCCGCCGGTGTGCAGCGGGGTGCGCTCCAGCATGCGCAGTTGGTCGTGGACCGCCCTGACGACGTCCCAACTGCGGAACGGGTGGATCTCGGCACCGGACTCCTTGGGCTTGAGGTCCTCCGCCAGATGCCAGGCGCCCCAGCGGGTGCCCATGCCGAGTATCCCCTTGGGGCCGGCGTAGAAGACGACGTTGCTGTGCTGCTCGGCCGACAGCTTCGCCAGGCCCAGCCGGAGCCGTTCCGCGCTGGCCTCGCCGGGGTTGCTCGGCACCGCCTCCGGGATCTTGGCGCCGAGGCCGCCGCCGGACAGCAGGGCCGTCCAGTGCTCGCGCAGGCCCCTGGCGTACTTCTCGCAGATCCGGTTCGCCCAGAACCACCCGATGACCGGCGCCACCAGCAGTCCGCGCAGGTACAGGGTGAGCAGGCCGTCGAACGGAAGCGTGAGGAACAGGTAGACGGCGGCGAGGCCGAGGATGCCCAGCAGCACGTACCCCACCGCGCCGACGCGCTT
Proteins encoded:
- a CDS encoding aminotransferase class I/II-fold pyridoxal phosphate-dependent enzyme, giving the protein MSAELHPSTRTVHPPVPVPEGSRPVTVPIHQGHVFSFDSADALAAAFHDPDGAYLYSRFGNPTVRALEEAVSTLEGGAGGLAFASGMGAINGVLLSLLSTGDHVVAQRSLYGGTYATLTDLAERWGVSVSYVSGRDAGEVRDALTPRTRVLYLETIANPTTAVTDLPALLAAAAEAGVTGVVDNTFATPLLCRPIEHGAAVVVHSATKYLGGHADVLGGVAVFRDAELRRRVWAHAVEQGAVADPFAAWLTLRGMATLALRVERQSATALTLAERLAAHPAVTRVRHPGLPDHPDRATAARLLAAGGGVLAFDLAGGRDAGRRFVESLELALLSPSLGDVKTLVMHPASTSHRQLDATALAAMDIGAGTVRVAVGIEHPDDLWADLEQALAKAAEPAG
- a CDS encoding PLP-dependent aminotransferase family protein gives rise to the protein MDTDDVRASDLVAALGRWSAGRGPLYVLLAARLRRLVDEGRLRPGAALPPERALAAALAVGRTTVVAAYGVLRQEGRVVRRQGSGTRVAEAALVPGRAAETANPLFLNLLEPADGVILLSCAAPDGPPPELVRAYRDLALPATGLGYHPAGLPALRAAVAARYAARGIPTDPAQILVTTGGQQALALLTRLFVAPGDPVLVEAPAYPGALDLFREAGAVLRPVPVGPHGIDVDAAVRALAEHRPALAYVGSVHQNPTAAVLPPLRGQRLAEAAGNLGVPLVDDEVVADLAFDGAAPPALAACAAGRGEVLSVGSLSKVVWGGLRIGWVRAPAGVVTRLARLKAVHDLGTDVPAQLVAVSLLASYAPLLARRRAELRGAHDHLRAELARLLPAWDCPPVRGGQTVWLRLPYGDGVSFAQVALRHGVAVLPGACVDAAGGSGPYLRLHFCFPRDVLTEAVERLAAAWAAYDGSSRPATPAALGGVTV
- a CDS encoding HIT domain-containing protein, with amino-acid sequence MLLSMTSEPEQQLGVGTPDQFQRLWTPHRMAYIQGENKPTGTAAGDGCPFCAIPEKSDEDGLILARGAQVYAVLNLYPYNGGHLMVVPYRHVADYTELTDDETAELAAYTKRAMTALRTASGAQGFNLGMNQGPVAGAGIAAHLHQHVVPRWGGDTNFMPVVSHTKVLPQLLAETRTLLADAWPEG
- the thrS gene encoding threonine--tRNA ligase, which gives rise to MSDVRVIISRDAAEREERVVTTGTTAAELFPGERTVIAARVAGALRDLAHEVADGDVVEPVEIGSPDGLDILRHSTAHVMAQAVQELFPEAKLGIGPPIKNGFYYDFDVPEPFHPDDLKRVEKKMQEIVKRGQRFSRRVTTDADAREELAAEPYKLELIGLKGNAADAAEGASAEVGAGELTIYDNLDAKTGELCWKDLCRGPHLPTTRLIPAFKLMRSAAAYWRGSEKNPQLQRIYGTAWPSKDELKAHLEFLAEAEKRDHRKLGTELDLFSIPDDIGSGLAVFHPRGGVVRRVMEDYSRRRHEESGYEFVYTPHATKGKLFEKSGHLDWYADGMYPPMQLDEGQDYYLKPMNCPMHNLIFDARGRSYRELPLRLFEFGTVYRYEKSGVVHGLTRARGFTQDDAHIYCTKEQMAGELDSLLTFVLNLLRDYGLEDFYLELSTKDPEKSIGSDEAWEEATEILRQAAGKQGLDLVMDPGGAAFYGPKISVQAKDAIGRTWQMSTIQVDFNLPERFDLEYTAADGSRQRPVMIHRALFGSIERFFAVLLEHYAGAFPAWLAPVQVVGIPIGDDHVPYLQEVAAKMRARGLRVEVDSSSDRMQKKIRNAQKAKIPYMLIAGDDDMAKGAVSFRYRSGEQNNGVPIDDAIDEVARAVAERAGA
- a CDS encoding exonuclease domain-containing protein, with protein sequence MTLWYEGPLAAFDTETTGADVEHDRILSAAVVVQPHITSPPRCTSWLVSPDVEIPAAATAVHGLTLAHLQRLGRWPAPVMEEVGKALAAQCAGHVPLVVMNAPFDLTLLDRELRRHRASSLPKYLGGAPLCVLDPLVLDRHLDRYRKGRRTLTALCEHYGVETAGAHEAGADATAALRLVRAIGQRHAERLGELSAPELHARQAVWHGAQARGLTAWFAHTGSDERCDPAWPLRTSGLATAA
- a CDS encoding SsgA family sporulation/cell division regulator, which codes for MNHTVSCELHLRLVVSSESSLPVPAGLRYDTADPYAVHATFHTGAEETVEWVFARDLLAEGLHRPTGTGDVRVWPSRSHGQGVVCIALSSPEGEALLEAPARALESFLKRTDAAVPPGTEPRHFDLDTELSHILAES